The Pseudomonas extremaustralis genome contains a region encoding:
- a CDS encoding GGDEF domain-containing protein, with product MTLDPPTILALSVALAAAAALYLTIEWRSVREPSLLFWSAGFATVTLGSTLALLRSSGYLMIGIWLANGLLVTAHVLFLLGVARFTQVRLSPLWLLMLLVWLGMLMLPADLPGSKAMLAVQSLLVALPTLRASSLLRPHGKSLSVGAVQLRYVLLIHGLFYVAKALSVLIPGTLIDLAAFKGEIIQISLVEGAMAIMLIALSMTGSERYRREQQIARLAARDPLTALYNRRALDLRAPRLLAQVSPAQPGALLLIDIDHFKSVNDLHGHTAGDRLLIALSEMIRAVVPQGALAARLGGDEFVILLNPASTQQIVELGSSLREQFQQLAAQTFATPQSVTLSIGANLFDQPPSSLAVLIEQGDTTLYESKRGGRDSIRLVDRTGGSSG from the coding sequence ATGACGCTCGACCCTCCCACGATCCTGGCCCTCTCCGTGGCCCTGGCCGCTGCCGCAGCCCTGTACCTGACCATTGAATGGCGCAGCGTGCGCGAACCCTCGCTGCTGTTCTGGAGCGCCGGCTTTGCCACCGTCACCCTCGGATCGACCCTGGCACTGTTGCGCAGCAGCGGCTATCTGATGATCGGCATCTGGCTCGCCAATGGCTTGCTGGTCACTGCGCACGTCCTGTTTTTGCTCGGCGTGGCGCGGTTTACCCAGGTGCGCCTGTCGCCGCTGTGGCTGCTGATGCTGCTGGTCTGGCTCGGCATGCTGATGCTGCCGGCCGACCTGCCCGGGTCCAAGGCCATGCTCGCGGTGCAGTCGTTGCTGGTGGCATTGCCGACCTTGCGCGCCAGTTCGCTGCTGCGGCCCCATGGCAAATCGTTGAGCGTCGGCGCGGTGCAACTGCGTTATGTGCTGCTGATCCACGGCCTGTTCTATGTGGCCAAGGCGCTGTCAGTGCTGATCCCGGGCACCTTGATCGACCTGGCCGCGTTCAAGGGTGAAATCATCCAGATATCCCTGGTGGAAGGTGCCATGGCGATTATGTTGATTGCCTTGTCGATGACCGGCTCCGAACGCTACCGCCGCGAACAACAGATCGCCCGCCTCGCCGCCCGCGACCCACTCACCGCCTTGTACAACCGCCGCGCCCTCGACCTGCGTGCACCACGCCTGCTGGCCCAGGTGTCGCCGGCGCAACCGGGCGCATTGCTGCTGATCGACATCGACCACTTCAAGTCGGTCAACGACCTCCACGGCCACACCGCCGGCGACCGCCTGCTGATCGCCTTGAGCGAAATGATCCGCGCCGTGGTGCCCCAGGGCGCGCTAGCGGCGCGGTTGGGCGGCGATGAATTCGTAATCCTGCTCAACCCGGCCTCGACCCAGCAGATCGTCGAACTCGGCAGCAGCCTGCGCGAGCAGTTCCAGCAACTGGCCGCGCAGACCTTCGCCACGCCGCAATCGGTCACCCTGAGCATCGGCGCCAACCTGTTCGATCAACCGCCGTCCAGCCTGGCCGTGTTGATCGAGCAAGGCGATACCACGCTGTATGAATCCAAGCGCGGTGGGCGCGACAGCATTCGGTTGGTGGATCGAACGGGCGGCTCATCTGGCTAG